A DNA window from Insulibacter thermoxylanivorax contains the following coding sequences:
- a CDS encoding pyridoxamine 5'-phosphate oxidase family protein, which yields MADHMTSLSQPIMDTLQQETFVVLNTIDSETGNITANAISWITAPSPEKLRIAIDRRSRLINNIQTNERVTVSLFAAGSFYSIQGRAKIIQEQMDEVAIKLACIEVEIDAVWDSMFYGSRITAPPEYERTYDQRAADKLDAQVFAALKKPSC from the coding sequence ATGGCAGATCACATGACTTCGTTGTCGCAGCCAATCATGGATACGCTGCAACAAGAAACCTTTGTGGTGCTCAATACGATCGACAGCGAAACCGGGAATATTACTGCTAATGCGATATCCTGGATTACAGCTCCGTCGCCGGAGAAACTGCGCATCGCGATCGATCGGCGTTCGAGGCTCATTAACAATATCCAAACGAACGAGCGGGTTACGGTATCCCTGTTTGCGGCAGGATCCTTCTACTCGATCCAAGGCCGTGCTAAGATTATACAAGAGCAAATGGACGAGGTAGCGATCAAGCTTGCCTGCATCGAAGTGGAGATCGATGCGGTGTGGGATTCGATGTTCTATGGTTCCCGCATCACTGCTCCTCCGGAATACGAAAGAACCTATGATCAGCGTGCAGCTGACAAGTTAGATGCGCAGGTATTCGCTGCCCTGAAAAAGCCTAGTTGTTAA
- a CDS encoding YhcN/YlaJ family sporulation lipoprotein — MRWLIAVICTAVLLTGCGKQNNDETSPPPDDSRQIQVKQSVPPKKEIKNPQEVAERLADLAASIPEVHEATCVVLGNTAIVGVDVSGVLDASQIGTIKYSVAEALRTDPYGVHAIVTADMDLYQRIQNIAAEVRAGNPVSGFANELAEIIGRIMPQIPSDIITPEEEPADNR; from the coding sequence ATGAGATGGTTGATTGCTGTCATATGCACCGCTGTATTGCTTACAGGCTGCGGCAAACAGAATAACGATGAAACTTCCCCTCCTCCTGATGATAGTCGTCAAATTCAAGTCAAACAAAGCGTACCGCCGAAAAAAGAGATCAAAAACCCGCAAGAGGTGGCAGAGCGCTTGGCCGATTTGGCTGCCAGCATCCCCGAGGTCCATGAAGCAACCTGTGTGGTCTTGGGCAATACGGCCATCGTCGGGGTTGATGTGAGCGGCGTACTGGACGCCTCACAAATTGGCACGATCAAATACTCTGTAGCTGAGGCGCTGCGCACGGATCCCTACGGTGTACACGCCATCGTCACCGCAGACATGGATCTCTATCAACGGATCCAGAACATCGCCGCCGAGGTGCGAGCAGGCAATCCGGTATCCGGCTTCGCCAATGAGCTAGCTGAGATCATCGGCCGCATCATGCCCCAGATCCCCAGCGACATCATCACGCCGGAGGAGGAGCCGGCTGACAATAGATAG
- the thiI gene encoding tRNA uracil 4-sulfurtransferase ThiI, translating into MQPELILLRFGELTLKGRNRSRFEDMVISHIRKLTGDYSEIRIVKTYGRVYIQLNGAPYEGVAQQLKKVFGLRSFSPVMRAELELADIQRTALQVMQNLPEKPRTFKVISRRSYKQFEYTSMELNRHVSGYVLSRTPDLKVDVHEPDVELWVEVRQEGVYVFSEIVYGLGGFPYGSNGKAMLMLSGGIDSPVAGWLAMKRGLRIEAVHFHSYPYTSERAKQKVIELTRKLSTYAKEIRLHLVPFTEIQVGFKEEAPERLLVTLMRRAMFRITEQLAVRNDALAIVTGESLGQVASQTLKSLNTIERAVAIPVLRPLITMDKLDIIRIAEEIDTYKISILPYEDCCTIFQPRSPSTHPNLELVEKIERGLPWLDERIAEAVEHTELMVISEEAETSELDDLF; encoded by the coding sequence ATGCAGCCTGAACTTATTCTGCTCCGTTTTGGAGAATTAACCCTTAAAGGACGTAATCGCTCGCGTTTCGAGGATATGGTAATCTCGCATATACGCAAGCTGACCGGCGACTATTCTGAGATTCGCATCGTTAAGACCTATGGCAGAGTGTATATTCAATTAAACGGAGCGCCATATGAAGGCGTTGCTCAGCAGCTGAAGAAGGTGTTCGGTCTGCGCAGCTTCAGTCCCGTCATGCGGGCTGAGCTGGAGCTTGCGGATATTCAGCGCACCGCTCTGCAGGTGATGCAGAATCTGCCGGAGAAGCCCAGGACCTTTAAAGTCATCTCGCGCAGATCGTATAAGCAGTTCGAATACACATCGATGGAGTTAAACCGGCACGTCAGCGGTTATGTTCTCAGCCGCACGCCTGATCTGAAGGTCGATGTTCACGAACCGGATGTGGAACTGTGGGTGGAAGTGCGGCAAGAGGGCGTCTACGTATTCTCGGAGATCGTCTATGGCTTGGGCGGTTTCCCCTACGGCAGCAATGGCAAAGCGATGCTTATGCTTTCCGGGGGCATCGACAGTCCTGTTGCGGGATGGCTGGCGATGAAGCGGGGCTTGCGCATTGAGGCAGTTCACTTTCACAGTTACCCTTATACAAGTGAACGGGCCAAACAGAAGGTCATCGAGCTTACTCGCAAACTAAGCACATATGCGAAGGAGATCCGCCTTCATCTCGTTCCTTTCACTGAGATTCAGGTCGGATTTAAGGAGGAGGCGCCGGAGAGACTGCTCGTCACGCTGATGCGGCGGGCGATGTTCCGTATCACGGAACAACTGGCTGTGCGCAATGATGCGCTGGCGATCGTAACCGGAGAGAGCCTTGGACAGGTGGCCAGCCAGACCCTTAAGAGCTTGAATACGATCGAACGAGCGGTAGCGATTCCGGTGCTGCGGCCGCTGATTACGATGGACAAGCTCGACATCATCCGCATCGCGGAAGAGATCGACACCTACAAGATCTCGATTCTGCCCTATGAGGATTGCTGTACGATCTTCCAGCCCCGTTCGCCGAGCACGCATCCAAATCTCGAGCTTGTCGAGAAGATCGAACGAGGTCTCCCTTGGCTTGATGAGCGAATTGCCGAAGCCGTGGAACATACAGAACTGATGGTGATCAGCGAAGAAGCGGAGACGAGCGAACTGGATGATTTATTCTAA
- the typA gene encoding translational GTPase TypA, producing MHDRKFIRNIAIIAHVDHGKTTLVDKLLQQSGTFRENEAVAERAMDSNEIERERGITILAKNTAIRYRDYLINIVDTPGHADFGGEVERIVGMVDGVLLVVDAFEGCMPQTKFVLRKALDHGLTPIVVVNKIDRPNARPEEVVDEVLDLFIELEASDEQLDFPVVYASALKGIAGLKPDALDQDMEVLFDMIVQHIPAPHEEVNGALQYQVTLLDYNEYLGRIAIGRVNRGIIRQGQAITIMKRDGGIKPGRVEKLFGFNGLKRIEIEEAGAGDIVAVAGVKDINIGETLADPANPEALPMLDIDEPTMQMTFLVNNSPFAGREGKWITSRKLRERLLQELESDVALRVEETDSPDEFIVSGRGELHLGILLENMRREGFELQVSKPQVIIKEIDGVPHEPIERLVIDIPEESMGAVMESLGERKAEMINMTSNGSGQVRLEFLIPSRGLIGYRTRFMTLTHGYGIMNHAFDHYAPYDGTEVGGRHQGVLIASETGVASTYGILSVEDRGVLFVEAGTEVYEGMIVGEHNRDNDIIVNICKEKALTNVRSATKEETVKVKAPRKMSLEQALEYLDDDEYCEITPLSIRLRKKYLNKSERARYEKQRKMKTQISD from the coding sequence ATGCATGACAGAAAATTTATACGCAACATTGCAATCATTGCTCACGTCGATCATGGTAAGACTACATTAGTCGACAAACTTCTCCAGCAATCAGGTACTTTTAGAGAGAATGAAGCCGTCGCAGAGCGGGCCATGGACTCCAATGAGATCGAGCGAGAGCGCGGCATCACGATCTTGGCGAAGAACACGGCGATTCGTTACCGCGATTATCTGATCAATATCGTGGATACTCCCGGACACGCGGACTTCGGCGGCGAAGTCGAGCGAATCGTGGGGATGGTGGACGGCGTGCTGCTCGTGGTGGATGCTTTCGAAGGCTGCATGCCGCAGACGAAGTTCGTGCTTCGCAAAGCGCTCGACCACGGCCTCACGCCGATCGTTGTCGTCAACAAGATCGATCGGCCGAATGCAAGACCGGAAGAGGTCGTCGATGAAGTGCTTGATCTGTTCATCGAACTGGAAGCCAGCGATGAACAACTGGACTTCCCCGTTGTTTATGCGTCGGCTCTGAAGGGCATCGCTGGACTCAAGCCGGACGCTTTGGATCAAGACATGGAAGTTCTATTCGACATGATCGTGCAGCATATACCGGCGCCTCATGAAGAGGTGAATGGAGCACTGCAGTATCAGGTGACGTTGCTGGATTACAATGAGTACCTCGGACGTATCGCCATCGGCCGCGTGAACCGCGGCATCATCCGTCAGGGACAAGCGATAACGATTATGAAGCGGGACGGCGGCATCAAACCGGGACGCGTGGAGAAGCTCTTCGGATTTAATGGTTTGAAGCGGATAGAGATCGAGGAGGCGGGTGCTGGAGACATCGTTGCCGTAGCCGGCGTGAAGGATATCAATATCGGCGAGACCCTGGCCGATCCAGCGAATCCGGAAGCACTGCCGATGCTGGACATCGATGAGCCGACGATGCAGATGACCTTCCTGGTCAATAACAGTCCCTTCGCTGGCCGCGAAGGCAAATGGATCACGTCGCGTAAACTGCGTGAGCGGCTGCTCCAGGAGCTGGAGTCCGATGTGGCCTTGCGCGTAGAAGAGACCGACAGCCCGGATGAATTCATCGTCTCCGGGCGCGGCGAACTCCACCTCGGCATCCTGCTTGAGAATATGCGCCGCGAAGGCTTCGAACTGCAGGTTTCCAAACCCCAGGTCATCATCAAGGAGATCGACGGCGTGCCCCATGAACCGATCGAGCGTTTGGTCATCGATATTCCTGAGGAAAGCATGGGCGCGGTGATGGAGAGCTTGGGCGAGCGCAAGGCGGAGATGATCAACATGACCAGTAACGGCAGCGGTCAAGTTCGCTTGGAATTTCTGATCCCTTCCCGCGGCTTGATCGGTTATCGCACTCGCTTCATGACGCTCACTCACGGCTATGGGATCATGAACCATGCTTTTGATCACTATGCGCCTTACGACGGCACGGAAGTCGGGGGCAGACATCAAGGCGTGCTCATCGCCAGCGAGACCGGTGTTGCTTCTACCTATGGGATCTTGTCGGTGGAAGACCGCGGCGTGTTGTTCGTCGAGGCTGGAACCGAAGTTTACGAAGGTATGATCGTCGGTGAGCATAACCGGGACAATGATATCATCGTCAATATCTGCAAGGAGAAGGCGCTCACCAACGTCCGTTCGGCAACAAAGGAAGAGACGGTGAAGGTCAAGGCGCCGCGCAAGATGTCTCTTGAACAGGCGCTCGAATATCTGGACGATGATGAATATTGCGAGATTACACCTCTGTCCATCAGACTGCGCAAAAAGTATCTCAACAAAAGCGAACGTGCACGTTATGAGAAACAGCGCAAGATGAAAACTCAAATATCCGACTAA
- a CDS encoding LCP family protein translates to MAELQRTAPVSRRSRHRGKSRGKKKVIILSILLIILGAIFIYAANIAGKYNNLMDQISAQDPEDGVTDDVYGDSSSVKLPKVDSEVTTILLLGTDNRPRLGSLNTDVIMLVSLRPDPRSAVIVSMPRDTYMDPTGWKAGKANGFYAKARSVNKDKAYTYVREIFGEFFDVPIDYVVEIDFKAFEDIIDAFGGITVDVDMDMRYVDPTDGTNINLKKGRQLLDGKQALDFVRYRKSNDGTKESSDFERNMRQQQVISALVAKIKSIETVFRIGEVLDAAGANIKTSIPRKEIESLIRTYVGIKNEDIEFLRLEGTWRSPYVWPNKDSLNEIKQKLKDHRVPLQ, encoded by the coding sequence ATGGCAGAATTACAACGAACTGCCCCCGTATCGCGAAGGAGCAGGCATAGAGGCAAATCCAGGGGCAAGAAGAAGGTCATCATTCTATCTATTCTCTTAATCATCTTAGGAGCAATCTTCATCTATGCCGCGAACATCGCGGGCAAATACAACAACCTGATGGATCAGATCTCCGCTCAGGATCCCGAGGACGGGGTAACCGACGACGTCTACGGCGACAGCAGCAGCGTGAAGCTGCCGAAGGTGGACAGCGAGGTGACGACGATCCTCCTGCTTGGGACCGATAACCGGCCGAGGCTGGGCAGTTTGAACACAGACGTCATCATGCTCGTCTCCCTTCGTCCGGATCCAAGATCCGCTGTCATCGTATCGATGCCGCGTGATACGTATATGGATCCAACGGGCTGGAAGGCAGGCAAGGCGAACGGATTCTACGCAAAGGCGAGAAGCGTGAACAAGGACAAAGCGTATACCTATGTCCGCGAGATTTTCGGGGAATTTTTCGATGTGCCGATCGACTACGTTGTGGAGATCGATTTTAAGGCCTTTGAAGACATTATCGACGCCTTCGGCGGAATCACCGTCGATGTCGATATGGATATGCGCTACGTCGATCCTACCGACGGAACGAACATCAATCTGAAGAAGGGCAGACAGTTGCTGGACGGCAAACAAGCGCTGGATTTCGTACGATATCGCAAGTCGAACGACGGGACCAAGGAATCCAGCGACTTTGAGCGTAATATGCGGCAGCAGCAAGTGATCTCGGCCCTCGTCGCAAAGATCAAGTCCATCGAAACGGTCTTCCGCATCGGCGAAGTATTGGACGCCGCAGGCGCCAATATCAAGACGTCCATCCCGCGGAAGGAGATCGAGTCCTTAATTCGAACCTATGTCGGGATCAAGAACGAAGATATCGAATTCCTGCGCCTGGAAGGCACATGGCGGAGTCCTTATGTGTGGCCGAACAAGGACAGCTTGAACGAGATCAAACAGAAGCTTAAAGATCATCGGGTACCCTTGCAATAG
- a CDS encoding cysteine desulfurase family protein yields MIYFDYSATTPVHPEVIRTIQEVLTRYYGNPSSLHGLGVQAELLLTRARQQIADLLQVPKETIIFTSGGTESNNLAIKGTALRWQQRGKHIITTAIEHASVYEPAMQLRQMGFDVTVLPVDQNGQVHPEQVEKAIREDTILVSIMHVNNEIGTIQPIAKIGEMLKRYPKVLFHADAVQALGKIPVRPEELGLDLMSLAAHKFRGPKGIGILYKRESLDIDPLIAGGGQEGGLRSGTENVAYIVGMAKAMRLAIDEQEQTLAHVRKLKNRLLERLRGLQGVVVNSPVDERLAVPHIVNVSCPGLKSEVIVHALEQRGFYISSRSACSSAEEKPSRVLLAIGASEAQASSGLRISIAKEHTAEDIDRLAEALDEVTKELRSIN; encoded by the coding sequence ATGATATACTTTGATTACAGTGCAACGACCCCGGTTCATCCCGAGGTTATACGGACGATCCAAGAGGTGTTAACCCGCTATTACGGCAATCCGTCTTCCTTGCATGGACTGGGCGTTCAGGCGGAGCTTCTCCTGACCCGCGCCCGTCAGCAGATCGCCGATCTGCTCCAGGTGCCGAAGGAGACGATCATCTTCACATCCGGCGGTACTGAGAGCAACAATCTGGCGATCAAAGGTACTGCTCTCCGATGGCAGCAACGAGGGAAACATATCATCACCACAGCCATCGAACACGCCTCTGTCTATGAACCGGCGATGCAGCTTAGACAGATGGGATTTGATGTCACGGTGCTTCCCGTCGATCAGAACGGACAAGTTCACCCCGAACAGGTTGAGAAAGCGATCCGCGAGGATACGATCCTGGTCAGCATCATGCATGTGAACAACGAGATCGGTACGATCCAGCCGATCGCCAAGATCGGGGAGATGTTGAAACGGTATCCGAAAGTGCTGTTCCATGCCGATGCGGTGCAAGCCCTCGGCAAGATCCCGGTGCGGCCCGAGGAGCTGGGTCTGGATCTCATGAGCCTTGCAGCGCACAAATTCCGCGGACCCAAGGGAATCGGCATCCTGTACAAGAGAGAGTCCCTCGATATCGATCCGCTGATTGCCGGCGGCGGTCAGGAAGGGGGACTTCGTTCCGGTACGGAGAACGTGGCTTATATCGTCGGGATGGCCAAGGCGATGCGTCTTGCCATCGACGAGCAGGAACAGACTCTCGCGCATGTGCGGAAGCTGAAGAACCGGCTGCTTGAACGGCTCCGCGGGCTTCAGGGCGTGGTCGTCAATTCTCCCGTCGATGAACGCCTTGCCGTGCCGCATATTGTGAACGTGTCCTGTCCTGGATTAAAATCTGAAGTCATCGTACATGCTTTGGAACAACGCGGATTTTATATCTCTTCGCGCTCTGCCTGCTCTTCTGCTGAGGAGAAACCAAGCCGCGTGCTGCTGGCCATCGGGGCCTCCGAAGCGCAAGCAAGCAGCGGACTGCGCATCAGCATCGCCAAGGAACATACGGCCGAGGACATCGACCGCTTGGCCGAAGCTTTGGATGAAGTTACTAAGGAATTAAGATCTATAAACTGA
- a CDS encoding PhoH family protein, producing MKKIFVLDTNVLLHDPHAIFAFEDNEVLIPAVVLEEIDSKKRHADEIGRNARYVSRLLDSLRLRGRLHDGIVLDNGGTIRVELNHRSFQKLQDTFLEMTNDNRIIAVALNHHLEEQEKTAPRPVILVSKDSLVRIKADVLGITAEDYLSDRIAAANELYLGYSTAEVHPSIIDEFYTFRTLETDRLQLGHRLHPHEFIILKDETGPSKSALLKVSADCRRLEPLVFSHDAVWGITARNAQQRMALELLLHDEIPLVTLTGKAGTGKTLLALAAGLMKVEDEHRYKKLLIARPVVPMGKDIGYLPGEKEEKLRPWMQPIYDNLEYLFETKKSGDIEKILAGLGSIQVEALTYIRGRSIPGQFIIIDEAQNLSKHEVKTIVSRVGEGSKIILMGDPEQIDHPYLDASSNGLTYVVERFKGELLAGHVTLEKGERSQLAQLAADLL from the coding sequence ATGAAGAAGATCTTCGTGCTGGATACGAATGTGCTGCTGCATGATCCTCACGCAATATTTGCCTTTGAGGACAATGAGGTGCTCATCCCGGCAGTTGTGTTGGAGGAGATCGACAGCAAGAAGCGCCATGCAGATGAGATCGGGAGAAATGCCCGATATGTGTCCCGCCTGCTTGACAGCTTACGGCTTAGAGGCAGGCTGCATGACGGGATCGTCCTGGACAATGGAGGAACGATCAGAGTGGAGCTGAATCACCGCAGTTTCCAGAAGTTACAAGATACGTTTCTGGAGATGACCAATGACAACCGGATCATCGCGGTTGCCTTGAATCATCATCTTGAAGAACAAGAGAAGACGGCACCTCGGCCGGTGATCCTCGTCAGCAAGGACTCGCTCGTACGCATAAAAGCGGATGTGCTGGGTATCACGGCCGAAGATTATCTGTCGGATCGGATCGCCGCGGCGAATGAACTCTATCTCGGATACAGCACAGCTGAAGTGCACCCTTCGATCATCGATGAATTCTACACTTTCCGCACCCTTGAGACAGATCGCCTGCAGCTTGGGCATCGGCTGCATCCCCATGAATTCATCATCCTCAAGGATGAAACCGGGCCTTCTAAGTCGGCCTTGCTGAAGGTTTCCGCCGATTGCCGCAGGCTGGAGCCGCTGGTGTTCAGCCATGATGCGGTGTGGGGAATCACCGCCCGCAATGCCCAGCAGCGGATGGCTCTTGAGCTTCTGCTCCATGATGAGATCCCGCTGGTGACATTGACGGGCAAGGCCGGGACCGGCAAGACGCTGCTAGCCTTGGCTGCTGGTCTTATGAAGGTGGAGGATGAACATCGCTATAAGAAATTGTTGATCGCCAGACCCGTCGTTCCCATGGGCAAGGATATCGGTTATCTGCCCGGTGAGAAGGAAGAGAAGCTGCGGCCGTGGATGCAGCCGATCTATGATAATCTTGAGTATCTCTTCGAGACGAAGAAATCCGGGGATATCGAGAAAATCCTGGCCGGGCTGGGCAGCATTCAGGTGGAGGCGTTGACCTATATTCGCGGCCGTTCGATCCCGGGGCAGTTCATCATCATCGATGAGGCGCAGAACTTGTCGAAACATGAAGTGAAGACGATCGTCTCCCGCGTGGGGGAGGGCAGCAAGATCATCCTGATGGGCGACCCAGAGCAGATTGACCACCCGTACCTCGATGCTTCCAGCAACGGATTGACCTATGTGGTGGAGCGGTTCAAGGGAGAGCTGCTTGCCGGCCATGTGACCTTGGAGAAGGGCGAACGCTCCCAGCTTGCTCAGCTGGCTGCAGATCTGTTGTAG
- a CDS encoding S8 family peptidase: MRSYWRRIAAGIAVIALVVLFWPRTANEQPPGEQTPEGRMSSALEIQYKQQMLAQDLQLTEQLCRNQCKLNLQNIITNLEENPAAGTDQLTVMQQRHPHMQYIEASDGKLTMHQGKQEDLPEEVRPYVDLARESAMAKREYESPRINTDEGPYLVTAVPSSANAGYVLSAVKQHILDQVHVKQRENLRIVPYPSDERYGIQAADSDTLRKVDVDHPEENEDISHYYKHDIVVRFIRQPTEEMLAEISRQLTAEVKNQSGDAYIFHSQKYTMEQMRDYFLKHHEIHYAEPHYLYVTNAAPPNDVLYSQYQWNLPAIHTETGWDLAEQGNEVIVAVVDTGVDLYHPDLEGRLTEGYNVYTQNADAMDDVGHGTHVAGIIAARINNFEGIAGLTPNARIMPVKVLDASGAGSTYAVAQGIIWAADHGADVINLSLGNYAQSEFLHDAIRYAYERDVVLVAATGNDFTESPGYPAAYPEVFAVGATDYNQQLAQFSNYGSYVDAAAPGVSIASTYPGSQYAALSGTSMASPHAAALAAMIRGLNPDLTNEQIMELMRATCVDLGDPGHDIYYGYGQIDIAGALQTTVNGGGQSLVNWSTNLERGIMRIIYRYE, translated from the coding sequence ATGAGATCTTATTGGAGAAGAATAGCTGCCGGGATCGCCGTGATCGCCCTGGTTGTTCTCTTCTGGCCGAGAACGGCGAATGAACAGCCGCCGGGTGAACAGACACCTGAAGGCAGGATGAGCAGCGCATTAGAAATTCAATATAAGCAGCAGATGCTGGCACAGGACCTCCAACTCACGGAGCAGTTGTGCCGAAATCAATGCAAACTAAACTTACAAAACATCATAACCAACCTGGAGGAAAACCCGGCGGCAGGAACAGACCAATTGACCGTCATGCAGCAACGTCATCCCCATATGCAATATATCGAGGCCAGCGACGGCAAATTGACGATGCATCAAGGCAAACAGGAGGATCTTCCTGAAGAAGTGCGGCCGTATGTGGATTTGGCCCGAGAATCGGCGATGGCCAAGCGCGAATATGAATCGCCGCGAATCAATACGGATGAAGGCCCTTATCTCGTCACAGCTGTGCCTTCCTCAGCCAATGCCGGTTACGTCTTAAGTGCAGTGAAGCAGCACATCTTGGATCAGGTGCATGTCAAACAGCGGGAGAATCTGCGCATCGTCCCCTATCCGAGCGATGAACGCTATGGGATCCAAGCAGCGGATTCGGACACGCTGCGCAAGGTGGATGTTGATCATCCGGAAGAAAATGAAGATATCAGTCACTATTACAAACATGACATCGTAGTGCGCTTCATCAGACAGCCGACGGAAGAGATGCTGGCTGAGATCAGCAGGCAGCTTACAGCCGAAGTGAAGAATCAATCCGGGGACGCGTACATTTTCCATTCTCAGAAGTACACGATGGAGCAAATGCGGGATTACTTCCTGAAACATCATGAGATTCATTATGCCGAACCCCATTATCTCTATGTCACGAACGCAGCTCCCCCTAACGATGTGCTCTATTCCCAGTATCAATGGAATCTGCCCGCGATTCATACGGAGACGGGCTGGGATCTTGCGGAACAGGGCAATGAAGTGATCGTCGCTGTCGTGGATACCGGTGTCGATCTCTACCACCCGGATCTAGAGGGGAGATTGACGGAAGGATATAATGTCTACACTCAAAACGCTGATGCCATGGACGATGTAGGTCACGGCACACACGTTGCGGGCATCATTGCGGCGAGAATCAACAATTTCGAAGGCATCGCCGGGCTGACGCCCAATGCGCGGATCATGCCGGTGAAAGTTTTGGATGCATCGGGGGCAGGAAGCACCTATGCTGTAGCCCAGGGCATCATATGGGCCGCTGATCACGGTGCGGATGTGATTAACCTCAGCCTGGGCAACTACGCACAATCGGAATTCCTGCATGATGCCATCCGCTATGCCTACGAGCGGGATGTCGTACTCGTGGCCGCTACAGGAAACGACTTTACGGAGTCACCCGGCTACCCGGCGGCCTATCCGGAAGTGTTCGCCGTCGGAGCTACCGATTATAACCAGCAGCTCGCGCAGTTCTCGAATTACGGCTCATACGTGGATGCCGCTGCCCCCGGAGTCAGCATCGCCAGCACCTACCCCGGCAGCCAATATGCAGCCCTCTCCGGCACGTCCATGGCCAGTCCCCATGCTGCAGCACTGGCGGCGATGATCCGCGGGCTTAACCCTGACCTGACCAATGAACAGATCATGGAACTGATGCGCGCCACCTGTGTGGATCTGGGCGATCCCGGTCATGATATCTATTACGGATACGGCCAAATCGATATCGCCGGAGCTCTGCAAACGACAGTAAACGGCGGCGGGCAATCCCTCGTTAACTGGTCAACTAACCTGGAACGCGGGATCATGCGGATCATCTACCGCTACGAATAA
- a CDS encoding DUF1540 domain-containing protein, whose product MPQVKCSVANCAYWTSGNNCTAELIMIEIDKHANAKLDSEFAGETFDTEHQDYAAAIQETCCHTFKPKH is encoded by the coding sequence ATGCCGCAGGTAAAATGCAGTGTAGCGAATTGTGCTTACTGGACTTCGGGCAACAACTGCACGGCGGAACTGATCATGATCGAAATCGACAAACATGCGAATGCGAAGCTCGACAGTGAGTTCGCCGGCGAAACCTTCGACACCGAGCATCAAGACTATGCTGCTGCAATCCAGGAGACTTGTTGTCATACCTTTAAACCCAAACATTAA
- a CDS encoding YlaH-like family protein, translated as MPKNTEGLALWLAEHPLITYLFIVGSMIYIFNAVFRPRKLPLLKDALVYGLILLGGWLLLFFQTRVGLPIAQGFAVALVLMLIVRIRSLFARRAAGPNAKPEDSAPMNEAGR; from the coding sequence ATGCCTAAGAACACGGAAGGGCTGGCTCTGTGGTTAGCGGAACACCCGCTGATCACCTATCTGTTCATAGTAGGTTCTATGATCTATATCTTCAATGCGGTTTTTCGTCCGCGTAAACTTCCGCTTCTTAAGGACGCACTCGTGTACGGATTGATCCTGCTCGGGGGTTGGCTTCTTCTGTTCTTCCAGACCCGCGTAGGATTGCCGATTGCGCAGGGGTTTGCCGTGGCCCTTGTGCTGATGTTGATCGTGCGCATCCGCAGCTTGTTCGCGCGGCGTGCCGCAGGACCGAATGCGAAACCCGAAGATTCGGCGCCGATGAATGAAGCGGGCAGGTGA